Below is a window of Polyangiaceae bacterium DNA.
CGTGTTCGACGTCGGGTGGAGCGGGCACATGGGCGCTTTTGGTGCTGGACAGCGTCCTTCAAGCGACCGGGGTTGTGATCGCAGTCGTCGGACTCTCGAAGCACAAAGAGGTCCGGGTTCGACACCGTCAGAGCATTCGCGTCCTTCCACATCCGACCGGTGTCGGGCAGTACGGAGTCAGCGCCTGGGGTGTCTTCTAGCGCCCGGAGATCACGTGCTATGCTTCGCGCATGCGCACCGTCGAGGCTCTGTACGTGGACGGCCTGCTCAAACCCGACCGACCACTGCCGTTGCAGCCGGGTGAGCGCGTTGGCGTGATTCTCGTGCGCCGGCCGGACCCAGCGCGCTGGGATCTGCGGCGCATCGCCGCGGCCAGTGGCGGAGAGGACGAAGCTCTCGCGGCGGCGGGACTGGAGAGCTGGGCCGACGCGCTCGACGCAGAGGACCATCGGTGAAGCGTGGCGAGATCTGGTGGGCCAATCTTGGTGCTCATCGAGCCAGAGAGCAGACCGGGCGGCGACCGGTCATCGTATGGCAAAGCAACGCGCTCACGAGTGTTCTGCAATCTGTTCTCGTGATCCCGTTAACAACGTGACCCATCAGCGACACCGGGATGATTTCCGCGGACGTGGCCGCCAGGCTCGGCTTCGACGCGGAGGTCATCAGTGGCAAATGGACGGAAGATCGAGGACGAGGCGGAGGCGCGGCGGTGCCTGCTCGCGGCGAAGCGGAAGGGCCTGAGCGCCGGGGAGTGGGCGCGGGCGCACGACATCGACGGGCGGTCTCTGAACGCGTGGCGGGTGAATCTCGAACGGCGGGGAGCGAGCGCTCAGCCGCGACGGCGAAAGTCGAAGGCGGCAGCGACGGCGCACGCGTTGGTCGAGCTTGTTCCCGCTTCGCCGAGCATCGCCGTGGCCGGGAGGGGCCGGTACGTTCTCGAGGTTGCCAGGGCTCGGGTGGAGTTCGGTGACGACGTTTCGGTCGAGACGCTGCACCGGGTACTCGAGGCTTTGCGCTCGTGCTGAGCCTACCTCCGACGGTGCGCGTGTTCGTGGCGGTGGCCCCACTCGACATGCGCGGCTCCTTCGACGCCCTCGCCGGCGCTGTGCGCGGCCTGGGGCTCGATCCAGTCGATGGCCACCTGTATCTCTTCCTCAACAAGCGCAGGCGGATCGCGAAGGCTCTGTGGTTCGACGGGTCGGGCTGGTGTGTTCTCGCCAAGCGCCTCGAGGCTGGGAGCTTTCAGCTTCCGCTGCTGGACGGCGACAAGCCGCAGGTGGTGATCGACGGCTCGGCGTTCGCCTCGCTGCTGGCTGGGATCGACTTCACAGCGGCGCGGCGCGGCTGGTACCGGCGGCCTCGATTCGAAAAAGCACGCAAGGATCGACACGGATCTCAAAGTATGATCTCTACTCGTCTGTGGACGGGCTGGAAGCGCTGCGCAAGGAGAACGCCGAGCTCCGTGCGCAAGTCGCGCAGCTCCTCACCGAGCTGGCACGGCTCAACGATCGCGTCTCGGGCTGCTCGCGGTAGCGCAGCGCAAGCAGCGAAAGGCTCCTGCTCCCGGCGCTGCAGCGCCAGCCGCTGCCCGCCCGTCGTCGAGGGAGAAGCCCAGCGTGCTTTCGAGGAGCGGCCCAAGGCCCCGGACAAGCCTGCCGCCGAGCCTCCGCCGAAGAAGAAGGCGAGGCCAACGGGGCGCAAGCCGATCCCCAGCCACCTCGAAGCCGAAGAGCACGAGCTCCGCCCCGATGCGTGCGGCGAGTGCGGCGGAGCTGCCCTGGACGTCGTCGACGAGCTCGTCGAGGAGAAGCTCCACGTCGTCAAGGAACACCAGCGCCGGCGCGTCGTTCGTCGCTACACGTGTCGCTGTCGCGAGTGTGGCGAGCGCACGACGCTGCGCTCTCTGCCTGCCCCTTACGAGCGCTCCAGGTCACCTGCGAGTGGCTCGCGTGGCTCGTGTACCAGAAGTTCTGGCTGCTCACGCCGCTCGACCGCATCCGGCGCGACCTCGCCGAGCGCGGAGTCCCGATCGCGATGAGCACGCTGGTGACCTTCATCGAGCGCGCTGCCGACCTGCTGTCGGGCATCGACGGTTTGCACTGGAAGCAGCTGCTCGCCGGCTCCTGGATGGCTACCGACGGCACCGGGTTGAAGGTCATCATCAAGAAGCTTCCCGCTGCGCACAACGGTTACGTGGAGCTCTACCGCAACCACGACGTCGCGGTCTTTCAGTACGAGCCGACAAGAGCGGCGAGGTCGTCGCCGCGAAGCTCAGACCCTTCCGAGGTACCCTCACCGCCGATGCCGAGCATCGCTTCAACGACGTCTTCGCTTCAGGCCGCGTGCTCGAGGCCGGGTGCAACGCCCACGGCCGTCGCAAGTTCCGTGACGCAGAAGACACCCAGCCGGTGCTCGCTCTCGAAGGCGGCGCCTTCCTGGGCGCGATCTACGGCGAAGAGGGAGAGGCGCAGAAGCTCGGCCTGGTCGGAGAGGCGCTCAGAGAACATCGCCAGCGGTGCATTCGCCCCATCGTCCAGGACTTCGAGCGCTGGCGCGACGCCGTCGAGCCGACGCTCTTGCCCTCCGAGCCGCTGGCGGCGGCGATTCGGTACTACAAGAACCATCGGGACGCGCTCTTCCGTTTCGTCGACGACCCGCTGGTCCCCATCGACAACTCTCCCACCGAGCGCGAGTTTCAGAACGTCGCCAAGCTGCGCCTCAACATGCTCTTCGCCGGCAGCACGGAAGGCGCCCACCGTGCTTGCGTGCTCCTCGGCATCATCGCCACCTGTCGAGCTCTAGGTGTCCCTGCGCAGGCCTATCTCACCTGGGCCTTCGAGCGCCTCGGGACCCACCGCGATGTCTTCGCGCTGCCGCTCGAGGCCCTGACCCCCGCCGCGTTCAAGAAGACCCTCGGCTGAGCCCCACGCACGATTCCACCCGCCGCGCATCCCGGCGTCGCTGATCGGTCACTTAACAACGAACATGGACCGCGCGCGTCTCGCCGGGACCGCCGTGATCTCCGCAACCGAAGTTGGACCTGCCACGGATTCGATTGCACTCGCCTTCCAGATGCGGGCCATTCCGAAGCTCGCACTGGACACCTTCGTCCGTGCACTCGACGAGTCCGAAATGACAGAGCTCGAGCTCGCGACAGACGAAGCCCTAGGGCGACTTGATCCGGACCCGTGAACGCCCGCCGCACCGTCGCCGCCTAACTGCCATGAAGTGACCCAGTCAAGCAGCGCCACGTGTTCTCCCGTTACCTTTTCGTATTCTAGCTCCTGATCCTGATGGGTGAGAGGTTCGAAGACCGAAGTAGACCAACGACGCGAGGGCGCTTCGACGACGAATCACACTGCCATTCGCGGGTTGCGGCTGCGAAGCCGTAGAGCCGCATGATCGTTCTCCGTCGGGAGGAGCGCCTACTCACGGCGCGGGTTTGGGGCCGAAGCCCCTACCGCAGAGTTAGGTCGCGCGTTTCTCCTTTCGTGCCTCGCGGCGCTGGCCTGCTTCGATCTTCGAGGATTTCTTCGTGCGACGCGCATTCGAGCGCGGCGCGGCGCTCATGGCGGCACCCGAGGCTTGTGTCGACGTGCGGACGCGGTGACGCGCGGGCTGGCGGTCTTCGCGCAGCGCAGCCCACATGAAGCCAACGAGCTCGCGAGCAACGGCGATGACGACTTTGTTCTTCGCCTTCCCGCGCTCGGCGAGGCGGCGGAAGCGCACGGTGAGGCGACGCTGCGCTTCGTCGGCGATCGTGAGCACGCTCTCGGGCTGCCCTTCGCGGCGCAGACGGAGCTTGCGCCCGACACCTGCGCGTCGACCATACTGCCAGGCCGCTTGCACGATGGCGCGCCGGACGTGCCCGTTGCCGGTCTTGGTGATCCCGCCGCGTCGCGTGGTGTCGGCGCTTGAGTGGACACTGGGCACGAGCCCGAGGTACGCAGCGAGCTCGCGTGGCGATTCGAAACGATCGACGCCGTGGATCTCCGCGACGAAGATCATCGCGATGACCGTGTCGACGCCGCGGAAGCAGCGCAGCCACGCGACGTGCTCGCGATACAGCGGATGCCGTGCAGCCTGCTCGAGCGCGTGGTCCATCGCCGTGAGGCGTCGCTCCGCTTGCTCGATGGCCAGCGTGTATTCTGCAAATACCACGCGATCCGTCTCGTTCTCGAAGCTGACGGCGGCGAGCCATGCGCGATGAGCAGCGCTCCAGAGACCGCTGGTCGAATTGAAGACATGGCCTCGACGCACGAGCATTTGACGAGCCGGTGACGGCATCGTCCGAGATCCGCACGCACGTCTTCGCGACAACGACAGAGATCGCGGATGGCCTCTTGTTCCGGCGTTGGCGGGCTGACCATCGTGAGCATGCCCGCTCGATACAGCTCGGCGAGCTTGCGCGCATCTCGGCGATCCGTCTTGACCCGCTCGCCCGGCTTGCGCGGAATGAGCGACGGAGCAACGACCTCGCACACGACCGGACCCGCCGCTTCGAGTCGCCGTTGAAGCGCATACCCGCAGGGCCCCGCCTCGTAGCAGATGCGGACCTCTCCCCCGCCAGCGTCGCGCTCCAGGCGCCTCACGAGCCTGCGGATGGATCGCTCGTCGTTCTCCAGCGTGAATTCCTCCGCCTCCTGCCTCCCCGGATGGAGAACCGCGATGACCAGCGTCTTCTTGTGCGCGTCCACCCCGACCCACGTGATACATCCCTTCATTGACCGGCTCCCTTCGCTTGCGGCTCTGGCGCAAGTTAACCCGCGATACTCGCGTGGGCGCCTAACGGCTTCTCACGACCTCGCGATCGGAGCCGGTCACTTCATACGTACTCACGTTCCACCCGCCGAACGCCGGTCTTGCCGACTTCACCGTGCGTTCCGCTTCCGCGGGCGAACATTCTGATGCGGCACTCGCCCGCGTCTGTGTCGCCGCGCGCACTGCCGACTTGACGCTCGGCGTTCGCGGGTGAACGTGGTTCCGTTATGCAGACACGCCGCACTGCTAGCCGGTGCATCTCGCGTAGTCTGCTACGCTGAAGCTCATTGTGTGGCTTGGAGTGCGGGTCTTTCCCTTGTTCATCGGTGATCGCTTAGGCCGCTGCACGACGTGAACTCGCTGAGTTTCCGGGGGCTCGATAGGCATGTGCACGGCGCTCGACGGACTGAAGCAGGTGAAGGCGACGACGGTTCGGGTCTGGGGCCTCGTGGAGCAGCAGGTCGAGCAAGACTGGGTCGTCGCGGCCTTCGATGACGACGGCGAGCAGGTCGGTTGCGTGCTGGCTCATGAGCACGCTCCAGCGTCGTGCCGGGAGAAGGAATCCCGGGCGGACCGCGCTGCGCAAGGCGTGAAGGAGCGCTCGGCTCGCGGCCAGCGAGAGAAGAGCGGCGTAGAGCATGGCCTCTACGACGGCGCGCTTTCGGCTCGATCTGGTCGAGCCGGTAGTGCGACTTCAGCTCCTTGAAGAGCAACTCGACTTCCCAGCGGACGGCGTACGCGCGGGCGATATCGGCCGGCTGGAGCGCCTCGACGCCGATGTTGGTGATGTACAGGTGGTACTCGCCGGAGGCTTCGTCCCGCACGCCGACGACACGGAAGGTGCGGACCTCGCTGGAGCAGCGCCCGGCGTAGACGCGATGGCGGGAGCGAACCTGTACGGTGACGTCGAGTTCCTCGCGCTGCAGGCGGTCGACGACATCCCAGATGCACTGCCCGACGACGGCGACCGACCGGCCGCGCCAGCGTCGATTCTGAGCAACGATGACCGGGTTGGAGCTGCGCTTGAGCCGGGACACGAAGTAGCCACGGATCTCGTCGAGCCGGCGGAAGAGGCGGAAGTCGAAGTAGCCGAGGTCGAAGAGCAACAACTTGCCGCGAGCCCACGGGCCGAGGACGAGGGCACGGCGATCATGGCGGCGCTCGGCGGTCACCTTGACGGTCTGCTTGCCAGCCCCGCCACGCACATCACCACATGCACCTTCGCGGCAGCCCGGGTGTGGTTGGTGCGGCAGGCCGGAAACGCCTTGGCCAGCAGCTCGTGCAGGCGGATGACCGTCGAGTCCGCGATCAGGATGTCGCGGAACTGATTGAGCCGCCCAGATGCGGGCCGGCTCAGCCCCAGGACTGCTGGAGCACGCCGTCGAGCAGCTGCCGGAGCAGCCTCACCAGCGCCGGCGTGAACCGGCAGTAGAAGCTGCTCTCCTCCAGCGTGGTCCGCGAGACCCTCTCGTAGACGCGACGCAGGCCCGCGATGGTCCGGACTTTCCCCGCGGAAAAGCCGAGGATAAGGCTCCAGACCAGGGCGTAGGCGTCGACCTTCCGGACGCGCTGGAACGCGCCCGTCGCCCGAGCGCTCGCTTCGACGAGCGCCGGCGGAAGGAACTTGCGGAGCGTGCGGTGAATCGGTACCGATGGCGAGCGGGGCATGCGTCCTCCGAGCTGTGTCGCAACCGCGAGGTCGCACGCTTGCCCCGTTTCCACAACTCCGCGCACCGCGCGAACGGTGGATCACGCGCGCAAGCGATCGGAATGATCCAGGATTCCGCTTACCCGAACACCCATGTTCCCTTGTTCAACTTGGGGCTGCTCGCGTTTCTCGCGGGCGCCGCGACCGCGCAGGCTGAGCCGGAAGTCCGATCGCGAGACGCAGGCTCGTTGTGGGCGCGCGGCACCGCAGGCCCCGCGTATCTCGCCGGAACGTACTCGCAGACCGAGGATTCACCGGCTGGCAGGCGAACCTACGCCGGCACGGTCGATGGTCCTGGGGCCGAGCTCTCTTTCGCGGCCGGGCCGCTGCTGGCTCCGGCGCTTGGGATTGGCGGATACTTGGACATTGGCATGTTCGGCGCCGGGACCAAGATGGGCCTGACGACGGCCTCGATGCCATACCAGGCCTCACTCGGTGTCCTCTTCTCTCTCGCCGCCACCGACGAGCTGTACTCCTCGGCATCTGTCGGTGCCGCCCAGGTCGGGTGGCTATCTGGTAGCCGAGCAGCCGTTGCTGGCGCCCCGCGCCTTGCCGGGCGCCTGCGTGGACCGCTCGCGGCCCTCAGCGCGGGTTGGTTCGGTGGCTCGCTCGGGTTCGAAGGGCGTCTCGCGTACTCCCATGTGTTCGGCGACGACGCGGACCTGGAATCACTCATCTTCGGAATCGCGTTCGCCGCGCAGCACTGGTAGTGCGACCGAACTCGTCGTGCGGTGCGTAGACCAGGGATTGAGTGAGCTGGAAGTCACCACGCTCCGTGCCCTGCATAACTCGCGTTCGACCCGCCGAACGCCGGTCATGCCGCGTTTCACCGTCCGTTCCGCGCCCGCGGGCGACCACTCTGTCTGCGGCACTCGCCCGCCTCTGCAGCGCCACGCGGTCTGCTACGATGACGCTCGGCGTTCGCGGGAGAACGCGATGGTCGTTATTCAGCCGGAACCCGGATACTCGCCGGCCTCGTGCCCGTGCCTGTCACGGTCAGTTGCACAAGTATAGACGTCTGTCTATACTTCCTCTCGTGACTGCTCGAGCCAAATTGTTCCAAAACGGCGGGAGCCAGGCGGTTCGATTGCCCAAGTCGTGCCGGTTTCCGGGCAACCAACAAGAGGTCGTCGTCCATCGCGAAGGGCGCCGCGTCGTGCTGGAGGCGCCCGACGAATGGCCAGCCGAGTTCGTTCGATGCCTTGGCGCATGGCCAGAAGAGATCGAGCGGCCCAAGGCACATCGCCTGCGTGCGCTCAAGGATCCCTTCTGAATGAAGTACATGCTCGACACCGACACCATAAGCTACGCGCTGCGTGGTCAAGGCGGGGTTGGTGCGCGCCTCTTGCAGCATCGCCCATCCGAACTCTGCATGAGCACCGTGACGCTGGCGGAGTTGCGTTTCGGTGCGGACAAGCGCGCTTCACGCAAGTTGCACCGTCTGATCGACACGTTCACCGCGAGCGTCACGCCGCTCCCCTTCGACGCCGAAGCGGCTGCCCACTTTGGCCGACTTGCTTCCTCCTTGGCGGCCAAAGGGACACCGATCGACGGCTTCGACGCGATGATCGCTGCGCACGCGATCGCTCAGCAGGTCGTTCTCGTGACGAACAATGCCAAGCACTTCGCTCGCGTGCCCGGACTTCGTTGCGAGAACTGGGTCTGATGTCGCGCGCAGCCGCTGCATAACTCACGTTGCACCCGCCGAACGCCAGTCTTGCCGGACTTCACCGTTCGTTCCGCGCCCGCGGGCGAACACTCTGATGCGGCACTCGCCCGCCTCTGCAGCGCTTTGCCGACCGACGACTTGACGCTCGGCGTTCGCGGGTGAACGTGTGTCTCGTTAGGCGGACACACGTCACTGCGATCACTGACTAGCTCCACCCGCGCACACCGAAGACGTGGCAGATCAACCCTCAGTTCCAAAACGCTCGGCCAAGCCGTTGATCGTCACCGGTCTGGCATTCTTCGCGGCTGCCATCACCGCGCTTGTCGCCTGGAGCTCGGCAGCATTCGCCGCGTGGCAGACTGCACTCCGACCCCAGACACGTACCATGACCCTTCAGGAGGCCCGGGAGCAGTACCAACTCGCCATAACAATCTCCAAGGCGAGCGCCGCCGCCGCTCTGTTACTCCTGCTCCTGCTGGCCTTCCTCTTCTGGCGCCGCGCGAGATCCAAGGCCCCCGCACCCAAGGATGCCAACGGCGATGCCGCCTAACTGCCATGAAGTGACCCAGTCAAGCAGCGCCACGTGTTCTCCCGTTACCTTTTCGTATTCTAGCTCCTGATCCTGATGCGTGAGAGGTTCGAAGACCGAAGTAGACCAACGACGCGAGGGCGCTTCGACGACGAATCACACTGCCATTCGCGGGTTGCGGCTGCGAAGCCGTAGAGCCGCATGATCGTTCTCCGTCGGGAGGAGCGCCTACTCACGGCGCGGGTTTGGGGCCGAAGCCCCTACCGCAGAGTTAGGTCGCGCGTTTCTCCTTTCGTGCCTCGCGGCGCTGGCCTGCTTCGATCTTCGAGAATTTCGTAGTGCGACGCGCATTCGAGCGCGGCGCGGCGCTCATGGCGGCACCCGAGGCTTGTGTCGACGTGCGGACGCGGTGACGCGCGGGCTGGCGGTCTTCGCGCAGCGCAGCCCACATGAAGCCAACGAGCTCGCGAGCAACGGCGATGACGACTTTGTTCTTCGCCTTCCCGCGCTCGGCGAGGCGGCGGAAGCGCACGGTGAGGCGACGCTGCGCTTCGTCGGCGATCGTGAGCACGCTCTCGGGCTGCCCTTCGCGGCGCAGACGGAGCTTGCGCCCGACACCTGCGCGTCGACCATACTGCCAGGCCGCTTGCACGATGGCGCGCCGGACGTGCCCGTTGCCGGTCTTGGTGATCCCGCCGCGTCGCGTGGTGTCGGCGCTTGAGTGGACACTGGGCACGAGCCCGAGGTACGCAGCGAGCTCGCGTGGCGATTCGAAACGATCGACGCCGTGGATCTCCGCGACGAAGACCATCGCGATGACCGTGTCGACGCCGCGGAAGCAGCGCAGCCACGCGACGTGCTCGCGATACAGCGGATGCCGTGCAGCCTGCTCGAGCGCGTGGTCCATCGCCGTGAGGCGTCGCTCCGCTTGCTCGATGGCCAGCGTGTATTCTGCAAATACCACGCGATCCGTCTCGTTCTCGAAGCTGACGGCGGCGAGCCATGCGCGATGAGCAGCGCTCCAGAGACCGCTGGTCGAATTGAAGACATGGCCTCGACGCACGAGCATTTTGACGAGCCGGTGACGGCATCGTCCGAGATCCGCACGCACGTCTTCGCGACAACGACAGAGATCGCGGATGGCCTCTTGTTCCGGCGTTGGCGGGCTCACCATCGTGAGCATGCCCGCTCGATACAGCTCGGCGAGCTTGCGCGCATCTCGGCGATCCGTCTTGACCCGCTCGCCCGGCTTGCGCGGAATGAGCGACGGAGCAACGACCTCGCACACGACCGGACCCGCCGCTTCGAGTCGCCGTTGAAGCGCATACCCGCAGGGCCCCGCCTCGTAGCAGATGCGGACCTCTCCCCCGCCAGCGTCGCGCTCCAGGCGCCTCACGAGCCTGCGGATGGATCGCTCGTCGTTCTCCAGCGTGAATTCCTCCGCCTCCTGCCTCCCCGGATGGAGAACCGCGATGACCAGCGTCTTCTTGTGCGCGTCCACCCCGACCCACGTGATACATCCCTTCATTGACCGGCTCCCTTCGCTTGCGGCTCTGGCGCAAGTTAACCCGCGATACTCGCGTGGGCGCCTAACGGCTTCTCACGACCTCGCGATCGGAGCCGGTCACTTCATACGTACTCACGTTCGACCCGCCGAGCGCCGGCCATGGCGAGTTTCACCGTCCGTTCCGCTTCCGCGGGCGAGCACTCTGTCTTCGGCACTCGCCCGCGTGCGTTCACGCCTTGCCGTCTGATACGATGAGCCACGGCGCTCGCAGGTCAACGCGTGTGCCGTTATTCGGACTCACGTCTCCCGACGCGCTCGATGGAGCCTGATGTGCAGGACTCGTGCGTAGTGTCCGAAGTCGGCGTCTGTCGAGAACACGGCGAAGCGACGACGCAATGCCACGGCGCAGATCAAGAAGTCTGTGTTCGAACCCTGAATCCCGCGTCCGCGGCACTTGTTGAAGCAACTGGCGGCTTCTTCGAAGTCCTCGTGCGAGAGTTCAAGGTCTGGAAACGCCCTCAAGCGGTCGCGCAACCCTCGGTACTGTTCGGGGGTCTTGATCCCCGAGAGCAGCTCTTGCCGGATTGGCCCAATGATGACGACTCGCCCCTCGCGAATCAGCTCCACCAACTCGCGCTCCTCGGGCGTTCCCCGTGGCGCGCTGCGGCGAATCGCGTGTGACCAAACCGACGAATCGACGAGAACGTTCACTTCCTTCGCCGCTGCTTCCTGTAATCGTAGGCTGGGTCGACGTCGATCTTGCCAAACAGCCCCACGATTTGGCCCTGCTTACGCCGTTGGATGTACTCCAACAGCGCTTCGGTCACGGTCGCCTTCTTGGTCGGGTGCCCGCCCACGCGCAGGGCTTCATCCAGAAGCTTCTCGTCGATGGCCAGGTTTGTTGCCATGTGTGAACTCTTACACACAGAAGCGTGTGGCGCAAGAGTGCCGCATGACTCGCGTTCGACCCGCCGAGCGCCGGTAGTGCCGAGTTTCACCGACCGTTCCGCGACGGCCGGCGCCCTCCCTGTCTACGGCTTTGCGCCGGCCTGCGAAAACGCAGTGCCGTCTGTTACGATGAGCCACGGCGTTCGCGGGTGAACGTGTGTCTCGTTAGACCGACCGAACAGCGCACCGTTGCATGGCGGGGCGGCGCCAGGAATTGTCGGACGGTATCACCCGTGATACCGTGCCAAAGTGCTGGTCGTTCTCGACACGTCTGTCCTGGTCGCCGCATGGAGGTCGCGACTTGGGGCCTCCTTCGAGCTCATTCGCTTGCTTCGTGCCGGTCGATTCGAGATAGCGGTCTCCGTCCCGCTCGTGGTTGAGTACGAATCCGCCCTCCTGCGAAATATGTCGCCCGGCCAGCGTCCGAGCCACGTGACTGCGTTTGTCGACTACCTCTGCCGGGTCGCCCATAAGCAGGACGTGTTCTTCCTGTGGCGCCCGGTGCTCAACGACCCCAACGACGACATGGTCGTGGAATTGGCGATGGCGAGTCGTGCAAGCGCCATCATCACCCACAACCTGCGCGACTTCGTCCCGGCCGCGGGACTGGGAGTCCGCGTGCTTGCACCGGCTCAGTTTCTCCTTCACCTTCAAGGACGGTAGCGATGTCGACACTCAGCCTGAGGCTCCCGGAATCCCTCCACCGCAAGCTTGCCGAGGTTGCGGAGCGGGAGGGAATTTCGCTCAACCAGCTCATTAGTTCCGCTGCCGCAGAGAAGCTCGCTGCTCTGATGACCGAGGAGTACCTCGAGCGTCGCGCGGCTCGGGCAACTCGCCGGAAGTTCGACGCGGCGCTCGCGAAGGTTCCGAGCGCGAAGGCGCTTCCCGGAGATGAGCTCCCCGCCGAGTACAGAAAACGCTCTCGTCGACGTGCGGTCTAACTGGACGTTGGCCCCGCCACCTGTCCCTCGTCACCGACCGAAGCACACTCCGCAGCGCATGCAGTTCGAGTGGGAGCCCGACAAAGCTGTCGCCAATTTCGAGAAGCACGGCGTTTCCTTCGAGGAAGCCGCTACTGCCTTTGGCGACCCCCTCTCGATCAGCATCAGCGACCCCGTGCACTCGGTGGGAGAGCTCCGCTTCGTCCTGATCGGCATGACGTTCTCGGGCAATTTTGGTAGTCGTCGTCCATGTCGAGCGGGGCGAGAATCTCCGCCTCATCAGTGCTAGACTTGCAACTCGCAAAGAGCGTCATGACTACGAAGCCGGATGACCAGACCGACGACGTGCTCCCCGAGTACGATTTCTCGAGGGGCGTACGCGGCAAGTACGCCAGCCGGTTTGCAGCCGGCAGCAACGTGATCGTTCTCGATCCAGAGCTCGCGCGACATTTCCCCAATGCTCAGGCGGTCAACGACGCGCTTCGACAGCAGCTCGAGGCTCGCAAGAGAGCGGGCGGCGTCTAACTGGTCGTTCTGAGGGATCCCCACGAAAACTAGACGGGCACCGGGGGCAACAAGTGCCGGCGCAGAGTGATGAGTGCCGCCAGAAGAGGTGGGAGCAAGGACGCCGGACGAGCGAGTAGCTGTCGGCCGATGAAGAAGGTCGAGAGCACCTCGCGTTTGCGCACTGTGTTGGCCTGCAGGTGCCTGGTCCAGTCCATTGCACGAGCTCCGAGCCCAACGAGCCAGGTGACGAGGGCAGCGAGAGTTCCGACGAGGAGCAGCAGC
It encodes the following:
- a CDS encoding DUF104 domain-containing protein; protein product: MRTVEALYVDGLLKPDRPLPLQPGERVGVILVRRPDPARWDLRRIAAASGGEDEALAAAGLESWADALDAEDHR
- a CDS encoding type II toxin-antitoxin system PemK/MazF family toxin — encoded protein: MKRGEIWWANLGAHRAREQTGRRPVIVWQSNALTSVLQSVLVIPLTT
- the tnpB gene encoding IS66 family insertion sequence element accessory protein TnpB, giving the protein MLSLPPTVRVFVAVAPLDMRGSFDALAGAVRGLGLDPVDGHLYLFLNKRRRIAKALWFDGSGWCVLAKRLEAGSFQLPLLDGDKPQVVIDGSAFASLLAGIDFTAARRGWYRRPRFEKARKDRHGSQSMISTRLWTGWKRCARRTPSSVRKSRSSSPSWHGSTIASRAARGSAAQAAKGSCSRRCSASRCPPVVEGEAQRAFEERPKAPDKPAAEPPPKKKARPTGRKPIPSHLEAEEHELRPDACGECGGAALDVVDELVEEKLHVVKEHQRRRVVRRYTCRCRECGERTTLRSLPAPYERSRSPASGSRGSCTRSSGCSRRSTASGATSPSAESRSR
- a CDS encoding transposase, producing MYQKFWLLTPLDRIRRDLAERGVPIAMSTLVTFIERAADLLSGIDGLHWKQLLAGSWMATDGTGLKVIIKKLPAAHNGYVELYRNHDVAVFQYEPTRAARSSPRSSDPSEVPSPPMPSIASTTSSLQAACSRPGATPTAVASSVTQKTPSRCSLSKAAPSWARSTAKRERRRSSAWSERRSENIASGAFAPSSRTSSAGATPSSRRSCPPSRWRRRFGTTRTIGTRSSVSSTTRWSPSTTLPPSASFRTSPSCASTCSSPAARKAPTVLACSSASSPPVEL
- a CDS encoding transposase domain-containing protein, coding for MLLGIIATCRALGVPAQAYLTWAFERLGTHRDVFALPLEALTPAAFKKTLG
- a CDS encoding IS110 family transposase; this encodes MDHALEQAARHPLYREHVAWLRCFRGVDTVIAMIFVAEIHGVDRFESPRELAAYLGLVPSVHSSADTTRRGGITKTGNGHVRRAIVQAAWQYGRRAGVGRKLRLRREGQPESVLTIADEAQRRLTVRFRRLAERGKAKNKVVIAVARELVGFMWAALREDRQPARHRVRTSTQASGAAMSAAPRSNARRTKKSSKIEAGQRREARKEKRAT
- a CDS encoding transposase: MDAHKKTLVIAVLHPGRQEAEEFTLENDERSIRRLVRRLERDAGGGEVRICYEAGPCGYALQRRLEAAGPVVCEVVAPSLIPRKPGERVKTDRRDARKLAELYRAGMLTMVSPPTPEQEAIRDLCRCREDVRADLGRCRHRLVKCSCVEAMSSIRPAVSGALLIAHGSPPSASRTRRIAWYLQNTRWPSSKRSDASRRWTTRSSRLHGIRCIASTSRGCAASAASTRSSR
- a CDS encoding IS4 family transposase, with amino-acid sequence MTAERRHDRRALVLGPWARGKLLLFDLGYFDFRLFRRLDEIRGYFVSRLKRSSNPVIVAQNRRWRGRSVAVVGQCIWDVVDRLQREELDVTVQVRSRHRVYAGRCSSEVRTFRVVGVRDEASGEYHLYITNIGVEALQPADIARAYAVRWEVELLFKELKSHYRLDQIEPKARRRRGHALRRSSLAGREPSAPSRLAQRGPPGIPSPGTTLERAHEPARNRPARRRHRRPRRPSLARPAAPRGPRPEPSSPSPASVRRAPCTCLSSPRKLSEFTSCSGLSDHR
- a CDS encoding antidote-toxin recognition MazE, with protein sequence MSILPLVTARAKLFQNGGSQAVRLPKSCRFPGNQQEVVVHREGRRVVLEAPDEWPAEFVRCLGAWPEEIERPKAHRLRALKDPF
- a CDS encoding type II toxin-antitoxin system VapC family toxin produces the protein MKYMLDTDTISYALRGQGGVGARLLQHRPSELCMSTVTLAELRFGADKRASRKLHRLIDTFTASVTPLPFDAEAAAHFGRLASSLAAKGTPIDGFDAMIAAHAIAQQVVLVTNNAKHFARVPGLRCENWV
- a CDS encoding IS110 family transposase, whose amino-acid sequence is MKGCITWVGVDAHKKTLVIAVLHPGRQEAEEFTLENDERSIRRLVRRLERDAGGGEVRICYEAGPCGYALQRRLEAAGPVVCEVVAPSLIPRKPGERVKTDRRDARKLAELYRAGMLTMVSPPTPEQEAIRDLCRCREDVRADLGRCRHRLVKMLVRRGHVFNSTSGLWSAAHRAWLAAVSFENETDRVVFAEYTLAIEQAERRLTAMDHALEQAARHPLYREHVAWLRCFRGVDTVIAMVFVAEIHGVDRFESPRELAAYLGLVPSVHSSADTTRRGGITKTGNGHVRRAIVQAAWQYGRRAGVGRKLRLRREGQPESVLTIADEAQRRLTVRFRRLAERGKAKNKVVIAVARELVGFMWAALREDRQPARHRVRTSTQASGAAMSAAPRSNARRTTKFSKIEAGQRREARKEKRAT
- a CDS encoding PIN domain-containing protein; its protein translation is MNVLVDSSVWSHAIRRSAPRGTPEERELVELIREGRVVIIGPIRQELLSGIKTPEQYRGLRDRLRAFPDLELSHEDFEEAASCFNKCRGRGIQGSNTDFLICAVALRRRFAVFSTDADFGHYARVLHIRLHRARRET
- a CDS encoding type II toxin-antitoxin system VapB family antitoxin yields the protein MATNLAIDEKLLDEALRVGGHPTKKATVTEALLEYIQRRKQGQIVGLFGKIDVDPAYDYRKQRRRK